The following proteins are co-located in the Candidatus Accumulibacter cognatus genome:
- a CDS encoding dynamin family protein, translating into MTLAQHFAAYSEWRARISGVLEKFAGWLVENELTDAQIDRRIAQLRDKLREDRLHVAFVAEFSRGKSELINAIFFAGYGNRILPSTAGRTTMCPTELMYDRAKPPSIELLPIESRESNSSISEYKHLPGQWERIPIDTSSAEAMQEALRHVSDVIRVDLAMAKRLGFAMTDGELATLRIDEQGDVEIPRWRHAIINFPHPLLQQGLVILDTPGLNAIGTEPELTLSLLPNAHAVLFILAADTGVTQSDLMVWREYIGTPVGRKKGRIVVLNKIDSLWDELKSAEEIDAEITRQVDTCAWALDLPEDQIFPVSAQKALVAKINDDPELLQRSQLTRLERALSEELIPAKQEVVRDNIHVEFADCHQRTHSLLESRLAGLREQLGELADLRGKNKGVVEYMMGKVRGEKEEFESGLQRYYAVRSVFSQLSNKLFAHLGLDALRLLSTSTRDAMVTATFSSTLTSAIDRFFTVARGNLASSRAEVAEIMTMMEAIYKKFAVEHGLKLGTPTAFSLQKYEKEIDRLDQWCHTHINSVFQLLTHEKSQLTQRFFEEVAVQVRKAFEHANRDAETWLKAIMLPLEVQIREHQIQLKRRLESIKRIHQATDSLEERIDELEQVESKLLLQLTVLGQIRDNFREILQQTVNREEMLSVA; encoded by the coding sequence ATGACGCTTGCCCAACATTTTGCCGCCTACAGCGAATGGCGTGCGCGCATCTCCGGAGTGCTTGAAAAGTTCGCAGGTTGGCTCGTCGAGAACGAATTGACAGACGCGCAGATCGATCGGCGCATTGCCCAACTGCGTGACAAGTTACGAGAAGATCGCCTGCATGTCGCATTTGTCGCCGAGTTTTCACGCGGCAAGTCGGAGTTGATCAACGCCATTTTCTTCGCGGGTTACGGCAACCGCATTCTGCCCTCGACAGCCGGACGTACGACGATGTGCCCAACCGAGTTGATGTACGACCGAGCGAAGCCGCCATCGATCGAACTGTTGCCCATAGAGAGCCGTGAATCCAACAGCAGTATCAGCGAATACAAGCACTTGCCTGGCCAATGGGAACGAATCCCGATCGACACCAGCTCCGCTGAAGCCATGCAGGAGGCGCTTCGTCATGTCAGTGACGTCATCCGCGTCGACCTGGCAATGGCCAAAAGACTCGGCTTTGCCATGACGGATGGCGAGCTTGCCACGTTGCGCATCGATGAACAGGGTGACGTCGAAATCCCGCGCTGGCGACATGCGATCATCAATTTTCCGCATCCCCTATTGCAGCAGGGACTGGTCATCCTCGATACCCCCGGTCTCAACGCGATTGGCACGGAACCCGAACTGACTCTGTCCCTGCTGCCCAACGCGCATGCAGTACTCTTCATTCTGGCCGCTGACACCGGGGTGACGCAGTCCGATCTGATGGTCTGGCGCGAATACATCGGCACCCCCGTTGGCCGCAAGAAGGGCCGCATCGTCGTGCTCAACAAGATCGACAGCTTGTGGGACGAACTCAAATCAGCGGAAGAAATCGACGCGGAAATTACCAGACAGGTCGACACCTGCGCGTGGGCCCTTGATTTGCCGGAGGATCAGATTTTTCCGGTTTCGGCACAAAAGGCGCTGGTAGCCAAGATCAATGATGATCCCGAATTGCTCCAGCGCAGCCAATTGACGAGGCTTGAGCGTGCCCTTTCCGAGGAGTTGATCCCGGCCAAGCAGGAGGTCGTTCGCGACAACATCCATGTCGAGTTTGCCGATTGTCATCAGCGGACCCACAGCCTGCTTGAATCGCGCCTCGCCGGTCTGCGCGAACAGCTTGGCGAGCTGGCGGATCTTCGAGGCAAGAACAAGGGTGTCGTCGAGTACATGATGGGCAAGGTGCGAGGCGAGAAGGAGGAATTTGAATCCGGTCTGCAGCGCTACTACGCGGTGCGCAGCGTCTTTTCACAACTGAGCAACAAGCTTTTTGCGCATCTCGGGCTGGATGCATTGCGTCTGTTGAGCACCTCGACGCGTGATGCGATGGTGACAGCCACCTTTTCCAGCACGCTAACCAGCGCGATTGATCGCTTCTTTACGGTTGCGCGCGGCAATCTCGCCAGTTCGAGAGCAGAGGTCGCAGAAATCATGACGATGATGGAGGCCATCTACAAGAAATTCGCTGTTGAACATGGTCTCAAATTAGGGACGCCGACCGCTTTCTCGCTGCAGAAGTACGAGAAGGAAATCGACCGCCTCGATCAATGGTGCCATACCCACATCAATTCTGTTTTCCAGTTGCTGACGCACGAAAAGAGCCAGCTCACGCAACGCTTCTTCGAGGAGGTGGCGGTGCAGGTACGCAAGGCTTTCGAGCATGCCAATCGTGATGCCGAAACATGGCTGAAGGCGATCATGTTGCCGTTGGAGGTTCAGATTCGCGAACATCAGATTCAACTCAAGCGCCGGCTGGAAAGCATCAAGCGGATTCACCAGGCGACCGATTCGCTCGAAGAGCGGATCGATGAACTGGAACAGGTCGAGAGCAAGCTGCTGCTGCAGTTGACTGTACTTGGTCAGATCAGAGACAATTTTCGCGAGATCCTGCAGCAGACGGTGAACCGCGAGGAGATGCTAAGCGTTGCCTGA
- the mutM gene encoding bifunctional DNA-formamidopyrimidine glycosylase/DNA-(apurinic or apyrimidinic site) lyase, with amino-acid sequence MPELPEVEVSRQGLLSCLSQQSIIGAVVRTPRLRHEIPAGIDARLAGLRVEAILRRGKYLLLDCQSTCGGGWLLLHLGMSGSLRLVSLATPAQQHDHFDLVFAHTVLRLRDPRRFGALLWHEGCGVEKHPALAHLGIEPLSEDFNGDWLHAATRRRRVPIKPLLMDGRLVVGIGNIYAAESLHQAGVSPLRSSDRISRLRYRVLVDAIRATLEAAIAAGGSSVRDYVHSDGGAGCFQLSCRVYGRAGEPCLTCARPIRVIRQAGRSTFYCPSCQR; translated from the coding sequence ATGCCAGAACTTCCGGAAGTTGAAGTCAGCAGGCAAGGATTGCTCTCTTGCCTGTCCCAACAATCGATCATTGGCGCGGTGGTGCGCACGCCGCGGCTGCGGCACGAGATTCCGGCCGGGATCGATGCGCGTCTGGCCGGTCTGCGTGTGGAGGCCATCTTGCGGCGTGGCAAATATCTTCTGCTGGACTGTCAGAGTACCTGTGGTGGTGGCTGGCTGCTCCTTCACCTCGGCATGTCGGGTAGTCTGCGCTTGGTATCGCTGGCTACGCCGGCACAGCAGCACGATCACTTTGATCTGGTTTTCGCGCATACCGTTCTGCGTCTTCGCGATCCGCGCCGCTTCGGGGCGCTACTCTGGCACGAGGGTTGCGGTGTCGAAAAGCATCCGGCCCTCGCCCATCTAGGCATCGAACCGCTCTCCGAGGATTTCAACGGTGATTGGCTGCATGCGGCGACGCGCCGCCGCCGGGTGCCGATCAAACCTTTGCTGATGGATGGTCGTCTGGTCGTTGGCATCGGCAATATCTACGCTGCCGAAAGTCTCCATCAAGCTGGTGTATCACCACTGCGCAGCAGTGATCGGATCAGCCGTCTGCGCTACCGTGTGCTGGTGGATGCCATTCGTGCAACGCTGGAGGCCGCCATTGCCGCCGGTGGCAGCAGTGTCCGCGACTATGTGCATAGCGATGGTGGTGCCGGCTGCTTCCAGCTTTCCTGCAGGGTCTATGGTCGCGCGGGTGAGCCCTGCCTGACTTGCGCCAGACCGATACGGGTTATTCGCCAGGCAGGTCGCTCGACATTCTACTGCCCGTCCTGCCAACGTTGA
- a CDS encoding tetratricopeptide repeat protein translates to MKSIKNTLLCTALVLAFGVPALAATDLPSGKSKSTGREFKRSAPETIAPRFDDQEYKELTVQVVYQVLLAEVALKRGKAEFASQAYADLAVRTRDPAILARATEVAGYARRYDLILDLARLWLQVEPASKRAQQVLVGVMIMSNQFDGLAPQLIQMLEADKEALPGNLLALNRMFARSQDRQAVLQLIIKVCAPFLDRPEAHYAIAVAASAAGDHTRALVETRRAIELRPDWEAVALLEAQLIAQKSSTEAIASLQRFVEHHPQAREVQLYLARALVGEKRYGEAKAQFERLLLANPNNPDVVFPVAILALQENDRTLAETQLKHLVTLDIPDKSAAYFYLGQLAEEGKRADEALAAYRQVGQGEHYLPAQIRSAGILNNQGKLDEARRQLRDAAAQNPSSRVQLSIAEAALLRDAKQTETALALLDQELGTQPEQPELLYESALLAEKLGRLEIMESRLRKLLELQPENAQAYNALGYAFADRNIRLPEARQLIEKALQLAPNDPFILDSMAWVLYRQSDLEGALALLQRALALRSDPEIAAHTGEVLWMLGRKDEAQRTLREAHKKDPANEVLKEAIRRFLP, encoded by the coding sequence ATGAAATCGATCAAGAATACCCTCCTCTGCACGGCTCTGGTGCTTGCCTTCGGTGTGCCAGCCCTGGCTGCCACCGACCTCCCCTCCGGGAAAAGCAAATCGACAGGGCGTGAGTTCAAGCGCAGTGCGCCGGAAACCATCGCGCCACGTTTTGACGATCAGGAGTACAAGGAGCTCACCGTGCAGGTGGTCTATCAGGTCCTGCTCGCCGAAGTGGCTCTGAAGCGAGGCAAAGCCGAGTTTGCCAGCCAGGCCTATGCCGACCTGGCCGTGCGCACCCGCGACCCGGCTATTCTGGCAAGAGCGACTGAGGTGGCGGGATACGCGCGTCGTTACGATCTGATCCTCGACCTCGCTCGCTTGTGGTTGCAGGTCGAGCCTGCCTCGAAGCGTGCCCAACAGGTGCTGGTCGGGGTAATGATCATGTCCAACCAGTTCGATGGCCTGGCCCCGCAATTGATCCAGATGCTGGAGGCCGACAAGGAAGCGCTACCGGGCAACCTGTTGGCGCTGAACCGGATGTTTGCCCGCAGCCAGGATCGCCAGGCAGTCCTGCAGTTGATCATCAAGGTCTGCGCACCATTCCTGGACCGGCCCGAGGCGCATTACGCCATCGCCGTCGCTGCCAGCGCAGCCGGTGACCACACCCGCGCACTCGTCGAAACGCGACGTGCTATAGAGTTGCGCCCGGACTGGGAAGCAGTGGCCCTTCTGGAAGCACAGCTGATCGCCCAAAAATCATCCACCGAGGCCATTGCTTCGCTGCAACGCTTTGTCGAACATCATCCGCAAGCACGCGAGGTGCAACTGTACCTGGCGCGCGCACTGGTAGGCGAAAAGCGTTATGGCGAAGCCAAAGCGCAGTTTGAGCGCTTGCTTCTCGCCAACCCGAACAACCCGGATGTGGTTTTTCCGGTGGCCATCCTGGCTCTGCAGGAAAACGACAGAACACTTGCCGAAACGCAACTCAAACACCTGGTGACGCTCGACATCCCTGACAAGAGCGCGGCCTACTTTTACCTCGGTCAGCTTGCCGAAGAGGGCAAGCGTGCTGACGAAGCATTGGCCGCTTACCGACAGGTTGGCCAGGGCGAGCACTATCTTCCAGCGCAGATTCGCAGTGCCGGCATCCTCAACAATCAGGGCAAGCTCGATGAGGCGAGACGCCAGCTGCGCGATGCAGCAGCCCAGAACCCGTCGTCACGCGTCCAGTTGTCCATTGCCGAGGCCGCCTTGCTACGCGATGCGAAGCAGACAGAGACGGCGCTTGCCCTGCTCGACCAGGAGCTAGGTACGCAGCCGGAGCAGCCCGAATTGCTCTATGAGTCGGCGCTGCTGGCCGAGAAACTCGGACGCCTGGAAATCATGGAAAGCCGCCTGCGCAAACTGCTTGAACTGCAACCTGAAAATGCACAGGCCTACAACGCACTCGGTTACGCCTTCGCCGATCGCAACATACGGCTGCCTGAAGCCCGGCAACTCATTGAAAAGGCTCTGCAACTGGCGCCCAATGACCCTTTCATCCTCGACAGCATGGCCTGGGTTCTTTATCGGCAAAGCGATCTCGAAGGCGCACTAGCTCTTCTGCAACGCGCCCTGGCTCTGCGCTCCGACCCCGAGATCGCGGCACACACAGGGGAAGTGCTGTGGATGCTCGGCCGCAAGGATGAAGCCCAGCGGACCCTGCGCGAGGCACACAAAAAGGACCCGGCAAACGAGGTGCTGAAGGAAGCGATCAGGAGGTTCCTGCCCTGA
- the lolB gene encoding outer membrane lipoprotein LolB translates to MIVVGVLGLSACSALGPEASAHPPVAIARDHLQGFALTGRFALRQEGKNYPGRLYWRHDGDRDELLLSSPLGQGLAEIVSDATGARLTGSDGKSHTAATADQLLQSLLAYPLPLSRLPDWLRGCNPDNGDMALDTLGRPLRLRHEDWLIHYEYDSDDPQALPNRLFVEREGGLELRLRIEEWQMLPTALPAKSCTQ, encoded by the coding sequence TTGATCGTCGTCGGCGTGCTTGGGCTGAGTGCCTGCTCCGCACTGGGGCCAGAAGCTAGCGCACACCCACCGGTCGCCATCGCACGAGACCACCTGCAGGGCTTCGCGCTAACCGGCCGCTTTGCGCTGCGCCAGGAAGGAAAGAACTACCCTGGTCGCCTGTACTGGCGTCATGACGGCGACCGCGACGAGTTGCTGTTGTCCTCGCCGCTCGGGCAAGGCCTGGCGGAGATCGTCAGCGATGCTACGGGCGCACGCCTGACCGGTAGTGATGGCAAGTCGCATACGGCAGCGACTGCCGATCAACTACTGCAGTCACTCCTGGCCTACCCCCTGCCCTTGAGCAGACTGCCCGACTGGCTGCGTGGCTGCAATCCTGATAACGGCGACATGGCACTGGACACCCTCGGCCGCCCGCTTCGCCTGCGGCACGAGGACTGGCTGATCCACTATGAGTACGACAGCGACGACCCACAGGCCCTCCCCAACCGCTTGTTTGTCGAGCGCGAAGGCGGCCTTGAACTGCGCCTGCGCATCGAGGAGTGGCAGATGTTGCCGACTGCGCTGCCTGCCAAGTCCTGCACTCAATGA
- the ispE gene encoding 4-(cytidine 5'-diphospho)-2-C-methyl-D-erythritol kinase: MTSNHQAWDWHSIYPAPAKLNLFLHVVGRRADGYHLLQTVFRFLGHGDRLRFSPRADGLVRLATPLAGVAPDQELSVRAARLLQAETHCPTGVNISIEKHLPLGGGLGGGSSDAATVLLALNHLWKLHLPRRHLQEIGLALGADVPVFVFGRNAFAEGIGETLLAVELPPRWYVVLEPPLQVPTAAIFGAPELKRDSLAINPLSWRPGFGGNDLEAVACARFPAIAEYLAALSMSAPARMSGSGACVFAEFASREQAENSLRQLPGTMRGWLATGLDRHPLCELAS, translated from the coding sequence ATGACTTCCAACCACCAAGCCTGGGACTGGCACAGCATTTATCCGGCGCCCGCCAAACTCAACCTCTTCCTGCATGTCGTCGGCCGCCGTGCCGATGGCTATCACCTGCTGCAGACAGTGTTCCGCTTTCTCGGCCATGGCGACCGGCTGCGTTTCTCGCCGCGTGCCGATGGCTTGGTGCGTCTGGCAACGCCACTTGCAGGCGTGGCACCTGATCAGGAACTGAGTGTTCGCGCCGCCCGCCTGCTCCAGGCTGAAACCCATTGCCCGACCGGCGTCAACATCAGTATCGAAAAGCACCTGCCACTCGGCGGCGGTCTCGGCGGCGGCAGCTCAGATGCGGCGACGGTCCTGCTGGCGCTCAATCACCTCTGGAAACTGCATTTGCCGCGCCGGCACCTCCAGGAAATCGGCCTCGCTCTCGGCGCCGATGTGCCGGTCTTTGTTTTCGGACGCAACGCTTTTGCCGAAGGCATCGGCGAAACCTTGCTGGCAGTCGAACTGCCGCCGCGCTGGTATGTGGTCCTCGAACCGCCACTGCAGGTGCCGACTGCAGCCATTTTTGGCGCACCGGAACTCAAACGCGATTCGCTCGCAATCAACCCGTTGTCATGGCGTCCCGGCTTCGGTGGCAACGACCTGGAAGCCGTAGCCTGTGCCCGCTTTCCGGCGATTGCCGAGTACCTCGCTGCCTTGTCAATGTCTGCCCCTGCGCGCATGAGCGGTTCTGGTGCCTGCGTTTTCGCCGAGTTCGCAAGCCGCGAACAGGCCGAGAACTCCTTACGGCAATTGCCCGGCACGATGCGTGGCTGGCTAGCAACTGGCCTGGACCGGCATCCCTTGTGCGAACTGGCGAGTTGA
- a CDS encoding ribose-phosphate pyrophosphokinase produces the protein MAYDSLMVFTGNANPALAADVVKRLNISLGRAHVGRFSDGEISVEIQEHVRGMDVFILQSTCAPTNENLMELLVMADALKRASAARITAAIPYFGYARQDRRVRSARVPIAAKLVADLLTAAGVHRVLTMDLHTEQIQGFFNIPVDNIYSLPIMLGDVWKKNFDHLMVVSPDVGGVVRARALAKRLECDLAIIDKRRPKANVSEVMNIIGDVEGRTCVIMDDLVDTAGTLCKAATALKQHGARQVLSYCVHPVLSGHAVDRINHSDLDELVVTDTIPLSLDALSSPRIRQLSVAEVMAETIRRISNEDSVSSLFIE, from the coding sequence ATGGCCTACGACAGCCTGATGGTATTTACCGGCAACGCTAACCCGGCACTGGCTGCCGATGTCGTCAAGCGTCTCAACATCTCTCTTGGTCGCGCCCACGTCGGTCGTTTTTCTGACGGCGAGATCAGTGTCGAAATCCAAGAACATGTGCGTGGCATGGACGTGTTCATCCTGCAATCGACCTGCGCGCCGACCAATGAGAATCTGATGGAGCTGCTGGTCATGGCCGACGCGCTCAAACGCGCCTCGGCCGCCCGAATCACAGCCGCCATCCCCTATTTTGGCTACGCCCGCCAGGATCGCCGCGTACGCTCGGCGCGCGTTCCGATCGCCGCCAAGCTGGTTGCTGACCTGCTGACGGCTGCCGGGGTCCACCGGGTCCTGACCATGGACCTGCATACCGAGCAGATCCAGGGCTTCTTCAACATCCCCGTCGATAACATCTACTCGCTGCCGATCATGCTCGGCGACGTCTGGAAGAAGAACTTCGATCATCTGATGGTCGTCTCGCCCGACGTCGGCGGGGTCGTCCGGGCACGGGCGCTGGCCAAACGTCTCGAATGCGACCTGGCGATCATCGACAAGCGTCGCCCGAAAGCCAATGTGTCCGAGGTCATGAACATCATCGGCGATGTCGAGGGTCGCACCTGCGTGATCATGGATGACCTGGTCGACACCGCCGGCACCTTGTGCAAGGCGGCAACCGCGCTCAAGCAACATGGCGCCAGGCAGGTCCTTTCCTACTGCGTTCATCCGGTACTTTCGGGCCATGCCGTTGATCGAATCAACCACTCCGATCTCGACGAACTGGTCGTCACCGACACCATTCCGCTGAGCCTGGACGCGCTCAGTTCGCCGCGCATTCGCCAGCTTTCGGTAGCCGAGGTGATGGCCGAAACAATTCGCCGGATCAGCAACGAGGATTCCGTTTCATCGCTCTTCATCGAGTAA
- a CDS encoding 50S ribosomal protein L25/general stress protein Ctc, whose product MKFEFDARKRILQGSGASRRLRRQNRVPAIVYGGSVAPQLIDLDHNEILLNLRKEAFHSSVLTLNIDGRIESVVLRDSQMHPWKPLVLHADFQRVDMTHAIHQRVPLHFINADIAPGVKISGGHVAHVHNDIEVTCLPQDLPAFIEVDLQNLQAGHSIHASELVFPAGVTPVLHGEDYVLVSIPAKKGSDDSDTAEGAATAG is encoded by the coding sequence ATGAAGTTTGAATTTGACGCGCGCAAGCGCATCCTGCAGGGGTCCGGAGCGAGCCGCCGCCTGCGTCGCCAGAATCGCGTGCCGGCGATCGTTTACGGAGGCTCGGTGGCACCGCAGTTGATCGACCTCGATCACAACGAAATTCTGCTCAACCTGCGCAAGGAAGCGTTTCATTCTTCCGTTCTGACGCTGAACATCGATGGCCGTATCGAAAGTGTCGTGCTGCGTGACTCGCAGATGCACCCCTGGAAGCCACTGGTCCTGCATGCGGACTTTCAGCGGGTCGACATGACCCATGCCATCCACCAGCGTGTACCTCTGCACTTCATCAACGCCGACATCGCACCGGGAGTCAAGATCAGTGGCGGTCACGTCGCGCACGTCCACAACGACATCGAAGTAACCTGCCTGCCACAGGATCTGCCGGCATTTATCGAAGTCGACCTGCAGAACCTCCAGGCTGGCCACTCGATCCATGCTTCCGAGCTGGTTTTCCCGGCGGGAGTCACCCCGGTCCTGCATGGCGAGGATTATGTACTGGTGTCGATCCCGGCCAAGAAAGGCAGTGACGACTCCGATACAGCCGAGGGCGCAGCTACTGCCGGCTAA
- the pth gene encoding aminoacyl-tRNA hydrolase produces the protein MPPPRLIVGLGNPGKEYEDNRHNVGFWFIDQLARQLQAPLTPQGRFLGRVARIGELWLLQPMTYMNLSGQAVAALARFYKIAADETLVVHDDLDLPPGTIRLKQGGGNGGHNGLKDIQARLASPDFWRLRLGIGHPGERAEVVNYVLKAPRREEQDLIDPAIDRCLTAWPLLATGDYAAAQRQLHLKTI, from the coding sequence ATGCCACCACCCCGTCTGATCGTCGGCCTCGGCAACCCCGGCAAGGAATACGAAGATAACCGGCACAATGTCGGCTTCTGGTTCATCGACCAATTGGCGCGGCAATTGCAGGCCCCGCTGACGCCGCAGGGCCGGTTCCTTGGCCGCGTTGCCCGCATCGGCGAGCTGTGGCTGTTACAGCCGATGACCTATATGAACCTCTCTGGCCAGGCAGTCGCCGCGTTGGCGCGTTTCTACAAGATCGCCGCCGACGAGACCCTGGTCGTACACGATGACCTCGACCTGCCGCCCGGCACTATCCGACTCAAACAGGGCGGCGGCAACGGCGGTCACAACGGCCTCAAAGACATCCAGGCCCGCCTCGCGAGCCCGGATTTCTGGCGACTGCGACTGGGAATCGGACATCCCGGCGAGCGCGCAGAAGTCGTCAACTATGTCCTCAAGGCACCCCGACGTGAAGAACAGGATCTGATCGACCCGGCCATCGATCGCTGCCTGACGGCCTGGCCCCTGCTCGCCACCGGCGACTATGCGGCCGCGCAACGGCAACTGCATCTCAAGACCATTTAA
- the ychF gene encoding redox-regulated ATPase YchF produces the protein MSLQCGIVGLPNVGKSTLFNALTKAGIAAENYPFCTIEPNVGIVEVPDPRLQQIAAIVRPQRIQPAIVEFVDIAGLVAGASKGEGLGNQFLANIRETDAIVSVIRCFDDDNVVHVSGRVDPLSDIETILTELALADLASVERTLNREIKKARAGDKEAQKLVGILERLLPHLNDGKPARTLTLAADEKARLKPLCLLTIKPTMYVGNVLENGFLNNPHLDRLRTHAAIEGAPVIALCAKIEAELADLDDEDKAIFLADLGLEEPGLNRLIRTAYQLLGLQTYFTAGVKEVRAWTIHVGDTAPQAAGVIHTDFERGFIRAQTIALSDFLACKGEQGAREAGKMRAEGKEYVVKDGDVLNFLFNV, from the coding sequence ATGAGCCTCCAGTGCGGTATCGTCGGTCTGCCGAATGTCGGCAAATCCACCCTTTTCAATGCCCTGACCAAAGCCGGCATCGCCGCCGAGAACTATCCCTTCTGCACCATCGAACCCAATGTCGGGATTGTCGAAGTGCCCGATCCGCGCCTGCAACAGATCGCGGCGATCGTCAGGCCACAGCGCATCCAGCCGGCAATCGTCGAGTTTGTCGATATTGCCGGTCTGGTTGCCGGCGCTTCCAAGGGTGAAGGCCTGGGTAACCAGTTCCTGGCCAATATCCGCGAAACTGACGCCATCGTCAGTGTCATCCGCTGCTTCGACGACGACAATGTCGTGCACGTCTCGGGGCGCGTGGATCCATTGTCGGACATCGAAACCATCCTGACCGAACTGGCTCTCGCCGACCTCGCATCCGTCGAACGCACGCTCAATCGCGAGATCAAGAAGGCACGTGCCGGCGACAAGGAAGCGCAGAAACTGGTCGGTATTCTCGAACGCCTGCTGCCCCATCTCAACGACGGCAAACCAGCGCGCACGCTGACCCTCGCCGCTGACGAGAAGGCGCGGCTCAAACCACTGTGCCTGCTGACCATCAAGCCAACGATGTACGTTGGCAACGTTCTCGAAAACGGTTTCCTGAACAACCCGCACCTCGACCGCCTGCGCACACATGCGGCCATCGAGGGTGCACCGGTGATTGCCCTGTGCGCCAAGATCGAAGCCGAACTCGCCGACCTCGATGACGAAGACAAGGCGATTTTTCTGGCCGATCTCGGGCTCGAAGAACCCGGGCTGAACCGCCTGATCCGCACAGCCTACCAGTTGCTAGGTCTGCAGACCTACTTCACGGCCGGCGTCAAGGAGGTGCGGGCCTGGACCATCCACGTCGGCGATACCGCCCCGCAGGCCGCCGGAGTCATTCATACCGACTTCGAAAGAGGCTTCATCCGCGCGCAAACAATCGCGCTGTCTGACTTTCTCGCCTGCAAGGGCGAGCAGGGAGCCAGAGAAGCCGGCAAGATGCGCGCCGAAGGCAAAGAATACGTCGTCAAGGACGGCGATGTCTTGAATTTTCTGTTCAACGTCTGA
- the apaG gene encoding Co2+/Mg2+ efflux protein ApaG: MAASKKYGVAVSAIPQYIAEQSDPANDHYVFAYTMTIENVGTVPAQLVSRHWIITDASGEVQEVRGLGVVGRQPLLQPGEKFAYTSGCQLDTPVGTMRGSYQLTAVDGRQFEAEIPEFTLAVPHVLH, from the coding sequence ATGGCCGCAAGCAAGAAATATGGAGTCGCCGTCAGCGCGATCCCGCAATATATCGCCGAGCAGTCGGATCCGGCGAACGATCACTACGTGTTTGCTTACACGATGACCATCGAGAACGTCGGAACCGTGCCGGCGCAGTTGGTTTCGCGGCACTGGATCATCACCGACGCGAGCGGTGAGGTCCAGGAGGTGCGTGGCCTTGGCGTTGTTGGCCGGCAGCCGTTGCTGCAACCGGGCGAGAAGTTTGCCTACACCAGCGGTTGCCAGCTCGATACGCCGGTTGGCACGATGCGCGGCAGTTACCAGTTGACGGCCGTCGACGGCAGGCAGTTCGAGGCGGAAATCCCCGAGTTCACCCTGGCTGTTCCGCACGTTCTGCACTGA
- the rpe gene encoding ribulose-phosphate 3-epimerase, with protein MYVIAPSILSADFARLGEEVVNVIAAGADWIHFDVMDNHYVPNLTIGPLVCEAIRPLTQAPIDVHLMVKPVDRIVPDFARAGANIITFHPEASEHVDRTLALIRESGCQSGLVFNPATPLDYLDHVMDKLDIILLMSVNPGFGGQKFIPSTLAKLAAARARIDAYEQDSGRRIRLEVDGGVKVDNIAAIARAGADAFVAGSAVFGAGSDSDRHRYNSILAALRGQLEQP; from the coding sequence ATGTACGTGATTGCCCCGAGCATCCTTTCTGCCGATTTTGCCCGGCTTGGCGAAGAGGTCGTGAATGTCATCGCCGCCGGTGCCGACTGGATTCACTTCGATGTAATGGACAACCATTACGTTCCCAATCTGACCATCGGTCCGCTGGTCTGCGAGGCCATCCGCCCACTGACGCAGGCACCGATCGACGTACACCTGATGGTCAAACCGGTCGATCGCATCGTTCCCGACTTTGCCCGGGCGGGAGCGAACATCATCACCTTTCATCCGGAAGCATCCGAACACGTCGACCGGACGCTCGCCCTGATCCGGGAGAGCGGTTGTCAGTCGGGGCTGGTGTTCAATCCGGCGACGCCACTCGACTACCTGGATCACGTCATGGACAAGCTGGACATCATTCTGCTGATGAGCGTCAACCCGGGTTTTGGTGGGCAGAAGTTCATTCCTTCCACACTGGCTAAGCTCGCGGCAGCACGCGCCAGAATCGACGCCTATGAGCAGGACAGCGGGCGGCGAATCCGGCTTGAGGTCGACGGCGGTGTGAAGGTCGACAACATCGCCGCCATTGCCCGCGCCGGCGCCGACGCTTTTGTCGCCGGATCGGCGGTTTTCGGCGCCGGCAGCGACAGCGATCGCCACCGCTACAACAGCATACTCGCAGCGCTACGCGGGCAACTGGAACAGCCATGA